From a single Micromonospora pallida genomic region:
- a CDS encoding DoxX family protein: protein MRIPIVALTVIISSILISVALPKLLGQGQMRDRMTHLGVSAGLTRVIGALELAGIAGLLVGLFWWPLGVAAAVGLTLLLIGAAGYHLRAKDPVPMAVVPVVFAVSAAALAVLHVLAN, encoded by the coding sequence GTGCGTATCCCCATCGTCGCCCTGACCGTCATCATCTCCTCCATCCTGATCTCCGTGGCCCTGCCGAAGCTCCTCGGCCAGGGACAGATGCGGGACCGGATGACCCATCTCGGCGTCTCGGCCGGCCTCACCCGGGTGATCGGCGCCCTGGAGCTCGCCGGGATCGCCGGGCTGCTGGTCGGCCTGTTCTGGTGGCCGCTGGGCGTCGCGGCGGCCGTCGGGCTGACCCTGCTGCTGATCGGCGCGGCCGGCTACCACCTCCGCGCCAAGGATCCCGTACCGATGGCGGTGGTGCCGGTGGTGTTCGCCGTGTCGGCGGCCGCGCTCGCCGTCCTTCACGTCCTCGCCAACTGA
- a CDS encoding ROK family protein: MGVGGPDVDVLGVDVGGTKVALRAEATGRPAYERTFAWPAGGDPADDLAALDAEVVALRAAWGPVGAVGVAMPAITDPDGRVLTWPGRPSWTGLDLAGALRRLFPDSPTAYADDGDLAALAEARHAGHDDLVYLGVGTGVGGGIVLAGRPVPAGASAEVGHMVVDLHGERCDCGRTGCLQAVAAGPATLRRAARERGGEVTFDQLRDGLRDQRPWAVDAVHASCAALAAAVVSLGELLAVPVAVVGGGFADGLPGFVPLVADLARHAGRPGRPAPTVRAAALGGLSSLHGALWLARHLRERPTATARKEPVR, encoded by the coding sequence CTGGGCGTCGGTGGGCCGGACGTCGACGTGCTGGGCGTCGACGTCGGGGGCACCAAGGTGGCGCTGCGCGCCGAGGCGACCGGCCGTCCCGCGTACGAACGGACCTTCGCGTGGCCGGCCGGCGGCGACCCGGCCGACGATCTGGCCGCGCTCGACGCGGAGGTGGTCGCGCTGCGGGCAGCCTGGGGGCCGGTCGGCGCGGTCGGGGTGGCGATGCCGGCCATCACCGACCCCGACGGCAGGGTCCTGACCTGGCCGGGTCGGCCGAGCTGGACCGGACTCGACCTCGCCGGCGCGCTGCGGCGGCTCTTCCCTGACAGCCCCACCGCGTACGCCGACGACGGCGACCTCGCCGCGCTGGCCGAGGCCCGGCACGCCGGCCACGACGACCTGGTGTATCTCGGGGTGGGCACCGGAGTCGGCGGCGGGATCGTGCTGGCCGGCCGACCCGTGCCGGCCGGGGCGTCCGCCGAGGTCGGGCACATGGTCGTCGACCTGCACGGCGAGCGGTGCGACTGCGGTCGTACCGGCTGCCTCCAGGCGGTCGCCGCCGGCCCGGCCACCCTGCGACGGGCGGCCCGCGAACGCGGCGGCGAGGTCACCTTCGACCAGCTGCGCGACGGGCTGCGCGACCAGCGGCCCTGGGCGGTCGACGCCGTCCACGCCAGCTGCGCGGCCCTCGCCGCGGCGGTGGTGAGCCTCGGTGAACTGCTGGCCGTCCCGGTGGCGGTCGTGGGCGGCGGCTTCGCCGACGGCCTGCCCGGCTTCGTCCCGCTCGTCGCGGACCTCGCCCGGCACGCAGGACGCCCCGGACGACCGGCCCCGACGGTGCGGGCCGCCGCCCTCGGCGGCCTCTCCTCCCTGCACGGCGCGCTCTGGCTGGCCCGCCACCTCAGGGAGCGACCTACCGCAACCGCCCGGAAGGAACCCGTTCGATGA
- a CDS encoding type II 3-dehydroquinate dehydratase: protein MSNVLLLNGPNLGILGRREPEIYGTDTLADIERAVAEEIAPRGWQVTAQQHDCEGALIRAIQDSYDTVGAIVNPGALMIAGWSLRDALANYPRPWLEVHLSNVWARETFRHDSVLAPLASGVIVGLGSLGYRLAARALVATVS from the coding sequence GTGTCCAACGTGCTCCTGCTCAACGGCCCCAACCTGGGCATTCTCGGTCGGCGGGAACCGGAGATCTACGGCACGGACACCCTGGCCGACATCGAGCGGGCGGTCGCCGAGGAGATCGCGCCACGCGGCTGGCAGGTGACGGCGCAGCAGCACGACTGTGAGGGCGCCCTGATCCGCGCCATCCAGGACAGCTACGACACGGTCGGCGCGATCGTCAATCCCGGCGCGCTGATGATCGCCGGCTGGAGCCTGCGGGACGCCCTGGCCAACTACCCACGCCCGTGGCTGGAGGTCCACCTGTCCAACGTGTGGGCCCGGGAGACCTTCCGGCACGACTCGGTGCTCGCCCCGCTCGCCAGTGGAGTGATCGTCGGGCTCGGGTCGCTGGGCTACCGGCTGGCCGCCCGCGCCCTCGTCGCCACCGTTTCCTGA
- a CDS encoding DegT/DnrJ/EryC1/StrS family aminotransferase: MSGLSASVPEFPEWPQFGDEERAGLVRALEQGQWWRVGGSEVDTFEAEFGAYHGTPHALAVTNGTHALEVALEVLGVGPGTEVIVPAFTFISSSLAAQRLGAVAVPVDVDLDTYCIQPEAVAAAITDRTRVIMPVHMAGQMADMDALDKIAADAGVAILQDAAHAHGAQWQGRRVGELGSVAAFSFQNGKLMTAGEGGAVLFPDQELYERAFLVHSCGRPRTDRDYLHRTTGSNYRMNEFSAAVLRAQLSRLDSQIELREQRWPLLANLLAQIPGVVPQGRDDRGDRNPHYMAMFRVPGIGEQRRRVVVDELIARGIPAFVAFRAIYRCEGFWLAGAPDETVDQIAARCPNVEQIHADCIWLHHRTLLGTEEQMHQIAAVLADVLGE; this comes from the coding sequence ATGAGTGGTCTGTCGGCGAGCGTGCCGGAGTTCCCCGAGTGGCCGCAGTTCGGTGACGAGGAGCGGGCCGGCCTGGTCCGCGCCCTGGAGCAGGGCCAGTGGTGGCGGGTCGGTGGAAGCGAGGTCGACACCTTCGAGGCGGAGTTCGGGGCGTACCACGGCACGCCCCACGCGCTCGCCGTCACCAACGGCACCCACGCCCTCGAGGTGGCCCTGGAGGTGCTCGGCGTCGGGCCGGGCACCGAGGTGATCGTGCCGGCGTTCACGTTCATCTCGTCGTCGCTGGCCGCGCAGCGGCTCGGCGCGGTGGCCGTACCGGTCGACGTCGACCTCGACACGTACTGCATCCAGCCGGAGGCCGTCGCCGCCGCGATCACCGACCGGACCCGGGTGATCATGCCGGTCCACATGGCCGGGCAGATGGCCGACATGGACGCCCTCGACAAGATCGCCGCCGACGCCGGGGTCGCGATCCTCCAGGACGCCGCGCACGCCCACGGCGCGCAGTGGCAGGGCCGGCGCGTCGGCGAGCTGGGGTCGGTGGCCGCGTTCAGCTTCCAGAACGGCAAGCTGATGACCGCTGGTGAGGGCGGCGCGGTGCTCTTCCCCGACCAGGAGCTGTACGAGCGGGCGTTCCTCGTGCACAGCTGCGGCCGTCCGCGCACCGACCGCGACTACCTCCACCGCACCACCGGCTCGAACTACCGGATGAACGAGTTCAGCGCCGCCGTCCTGCGGGCCCAGCTGTCCCGGCTCGACAGCCAGATCGAACTGCGTGAGCAGCGTTGGCCGCTGCTGGCGAACCTGCTCGCCCAGATCCCCGGCGTGGTGCCGCAGGGCCGCGACGACCGGGGCGACCGCAACCCGCACTACATGGCCATGTTCCGGGTGCCCGGCATCGGGGAGCAGCGCCGCCGGGTCGTGGTGGACGAGCTGATCGCCCGGGGCATCCCCGCCTTCGTCGCCTTCCGCGCGATCTACCGGTGCGAGGGCTTCTGGCTGGCCGGCGCCCCGGACGAGACGGTCGACCAGATCGCCGCCCGCTGCCCGAACGTCGAGCAGATCCACGCCGACTGCATCTGGCTGCACCACCGCACGCTGCTCGGCACCGAGGAGCAGATGCACCAGATCGCCGCCGTGCTCGCCGACGTCCTCGGCGAATGA
- a CDS encoding Gfo/Idh/MocA family protein codes for MTASPSPATPGRVRVAVAGLGWAGREIWLPRLAGHPRFSVAAVIDPDPAARERARAAHQVPTGYADVDDIPAGAVDLVVVAVPNHLHADVAARLLRRGVPVFLEKPVCLTSAEAEQLAEAERTGGAVLLAGSAARYRADVRALVGATDDLGAVRHVDVAWVRARGVPDAGGWFTRRELSGGGALVDLGWHLLDTVLPLLGPSPVVHAVGSVSDDFVNDDAAAAAWRGTATDADRARGDVEDTARAFLLTADGASAGLHACWASHEALDRTTITVHGTAGQATLNCTFGFSPNRAPTPVLTRTRDGQTVHLPLPVEPVGTEYDRQLDALPELLAAPTSRGVAAAEARRTIDVIERIYRCARPTAPTYALAGTLDR; via the coding sequence ATGACCGCGTCGCCGTCGCCCGCCACACCGGGGCGGGTCCGGGTCGCCGTGGCCGGCCTGGGCTGGGCGGGACGGGAGATCTGGCTGCCCCGGCTCGCCGGGCACCCGCGGTTCTCGGTGGCCGCCGTGATCGACCCCGACCCGGCCGCGCGGGAGCGGGCCCGCGCCGCCCACCAGGTCCCGACCGGGTACGCCGACGTCGACGACATCCCCGCCGGGGCGGTCGACCTGGTGGTCGTCGCCGTGCCCAACCACCTGCACGCAGACGTGGCGGCCCGGCTGCTGCGCCGGGGCGTACCGGTGTTCCTGGAGAAGCCGGTCTGCCTGACCTCCGCCGAGGCCGAGCAGTTGGCCGAGGCCGAACGGACCGGCGGGGCGGTGCTGCTCGCCGGCAGCGCCGCCCGCTACCGGGCGGATGTCCGCGCGCTGGTCGGGGCGACCGACGACCTCGGTGCCGTCCGGCACGTCGACGTGGCCTGGGTACGGGCGCGTGGGGTGCCCGACGCCGGCGGGTGGTTCACCCGCCGTGAGCTCTCCGGCGGCGGCGCGCTGGTCGACCTCGGCTGGCACCTGCTCGACACCGTGTTGCCGCTGCTCGGCCCGTCCCCGGTGGTCCACGCCGTGGGCAGCGTCTCCGACGACTTCGTCAACGACGACGCCGCCGCGGCGGCGTGGCGCGGCACGGCCACCGACGCCGACCGGGCCCGTGGCGACGTCGAGGACACCGCCCGCGCGTTCCTGCTCACCGCCGACGGCGCCTCCGCCGGCCTGCATGCCTGCTGGGCGTCGCACGAGGCACTCGACCGGACCACCATCACCGTGCACGGCACCGCCGGCCAGGCGACCCTGAACTGCACGTTCGGGTTCAGCCCCAACCGGGCGCCGACACCGGTGCTGACCCGGACGCGCGACGGACAGACCGTCCACCTGCCGCTGCCCGTCGAACCCGTCGGCACCGAGTACGACCGTCAGCTCGACGCCCTGCCCGAGCTGCTCGCCGCGCCGACCAGCCGGGGCGTGGCGGCGGCCGAGGCCCGCCGGACCATCGACGTCATCGAACGAATCTACCGCTGCGCCCGGCCCACCGCGCCGACGTACGCGCTGGCGGGAACCCTCGACCGGTGA
- a CDS encoding 3-dehydroquinate synthase family protein, protein MTSTRAAGPDTASASPGPAEPARVDVPLGDRAYPVLVGPGVRHRLPEEVARIGARRVVVVSTRPPEWTPDPGVPHRVVPARDGEHDKTLATVEQLCRAFADFGLTRADAVVSCGGGTTTDVVGLAAGLYHRGIAVIHLPTSLLAQVDASVGGKTAVNLPEGKNLVGVYWQPRAVLCDTEQLDTLPAVEWRNGYGEIARAHFIGAEELRGRPLTEQITKCVALKARVVAADERDAGLRHILNYGHTLGHALERATDFRLRHGEAVGVGTVFAGRLAGLLGRIPADRVDEHHDVVAGYGLDTLLPDGVDHDDLLAFMRRDKKSTSGLSFVLDGPTGPELVADVDEAAVRAALADM, encoded by the coding sequence ATGACCAGCACCCGTGCCGCCGGGCCTGACACGGCCAGCGCTTCCCCGGGTCCGGCCGAGCCGGCCCGCGTCGACGTCCCCCTCGGCGACCGGGCGTACCCGGTGCTCGTCGGGCCCGGGGTCCGGCACCGGCTGCCGGAGGAGGTGGCGCGGATCGGCGCACGCCGGGTCGTGGTGGTCTCGACCCGGCCTCCGGAGTGGACCCCGGACCCGGGGGTGCCGCACCGGGTCGTGCCAGCCCGCGACGGCGAGCACGACAAGACACTGGCCACGGTGGAGCAGCTCTGCCGGGCGTTCGCCGACTTCGGGCTGACCCGCGCCGACGCGGTCGTCTCCTGCGGCGGCGGCACCACGACGGACGTGGTCGGCCTGGCCGCCGGCCTCTACCACCGGGGGATCGCGGTGATCCACCTGCCGACCTCGCTGCTGGCCCAGGTGGACGCCAGTGTCGGCGGCAAGACCGCGGTGAACCTTCCGGAGGGCAAGAACCTCGTCGGCGTGTACTGGCAGCCCCGGGCGGTGCTCTGCGACACCGAGCAGCTCGACACCCTGCCCGCCGTGGAGTGGCGCAACGGCTACGGGGAGATCGCCCGGGCGCACTTCATCGGGGCCGAGGAGCTGCGGGGTCGACCGCTGACCGAGCAGATCACCAAGTGCGTGGCGCTCAAGGCGAGGGTGGTCGCCGCCGACGAGCGCGACGCCGGCTTACGGCACATCCTGAACTACGGCCACACCCTGGGGCACGCGCTGGAACGAGCCACCGACTTCCGGCTGCGCCATGGCGAGGCGGTCGGCGTCGGGACGGTGTTCGCCGGTCGGTTGGCCGGACTGCTGGGTCGGATCCCCGCCGACCGGGTCGACGAGCACCACGACGTGGTCGCCGGCTACGGCCTCGACACGCTCCTGCCCGACGGGGTGGACCACGACGACCTGCTGGCGTTCATGCGCCGGGACAAGAAGTCCACCTCGGGGCTGTCCTTCGTCCTCGACGGACCGACCGGCCCGGAACTGGTCGCCGACGTCGACGAGGCCGCCGTCCGGGCCGCCCTCGCCGACATGTGA
- a CDS encoding HAD-IA family hydrolase — MSHPPSTLEVDTVPARPGPIRAVVFDLDGVVVDSSAVMRAAFSVAYAEAVGPGPAPFEEYNKHMGRYFPDIMRLMGLPLEMEEPFVRESYRLAHQVPLFPGVRETLEELRERGIRMAIATGKSGPRARSLLDLLGVLHLFDHVIGSDEVPRPKPAPDIVLRALDLLGVPPYQAMMVGDAITDLTSGRDAGVTTVATTWHGGDVEALLAAAPDLVAHKPEELLAHCPAGSVA; from the coding sequence ATGAGCCATCCGCCGTCCACCCTCGAGGTCGACACAGTCCCCGCGCGGCCGGGCCCGATCCGGGCGGTCGTCTTCGACCTCGACGGGGTCGTGGTCGACAGTTCGGCCGTGATGCGTGCGGCGTTCAGCGTCGCCTACGCCGAGGCGGTCGGGCCGGGGCCGGCGCCGTTCGAGGAGTACAACAAGCACATGGGCCGGTACTTCCCGGACATCATGCGGCTGATGGGCCTGCCCCTGGAGATGGAGGAGCCCTTCGTCCGGGAGAGCTACCGACTCGCCCACCAGGTGCCCCTGTTCCCGGGGGTCCGCGAGACGCTGGAGGAGTTGCGCGAACGGGGCATCCGGATGGCGATCGCCACCGGCAAGAGCGGCCCCCGGGCCCGCTCGCTGCTCGACCTGCTCGGCGTGCTCCACCTGTTCGACCACGTCATCGGCTCCGACGAGGTGCCCCGTCCGAAGCCGGCGCCGGACATCGTGCTGCGGGCGCTGGACCTGCTCGGCGTGCCCCCGTACCAGGCGATGATGGTCGGTGACGCGATCACCGACCTGACCAGCGGACGGGACGCCGGGGTGACTACGGTCGCCACCACCTGGCACGGCGGGGACGTCGAGGCTCTGCTCGCCGCCGCTCCTGACCTGGTCGCGCACAAGCCGGAGGAACTGCTCGCCCACTGCCCGGCCGGGTCCGTCGCCTGA